The Deltaproteobacteria bacterium genome window below encodes:
- a CDS encoding outer membrane lipoprotein carrier protein LolA, whose amino-acid sequence MDVVTCVLSYGLLCSAPEKTPEPAAPPAITDFDGDEPVAEKGAASKVLAKVQKFYDGTTDFGGDFKQTYVHPVYGTKTVSTGKLRVKKPGKMVWDYSADDNPDFWVDGTKVTVVERDTKQVLRKDVDSSDFAGAEKFLFGGKQLLDDFLVKLAAEKLVTRYGMAAHTTIRLKPKQKSAHYKELLLVVDDATGRVDAFVVLNGDGSTNHFVLSGVKTNTGVGDDAFEFVKPKGFTEIDG is encoded by the coding sequence ATGGACGTCGTCACCTGCGTGCTGTCGTATGGCCTGCTCTGCAGCGCCCCCGAGAAGACCCCCGAGCCAGCCGCGCCCCCGGCGATCACCGACTTCGACGGCGACGAGCCGGTGGCCGAGAAGGGCGCGGCCAGCAAGGTGCTCGCGAAGGTGCAGAAGTTCTATGACGGCACCACCGATTTCGGCGGTGACTTCAAGCAGACCTACGTGCACCCGGTGTACGGCACCAAGACCGTGAGCACCGGCAAGCTGCGCGTGAAGAAGCCCGGCAAGATGGTCTGGGACTACAGCGCCGACGACAACCCGGACTTCTGGGTCGACGGTACCAAGGTCACCGTGGTCGAGCGCGACACCAAGCAGGTGCTGCGCAAGGACGTCGACAGCTCCGACTTCGCCGGCGCCGAGAAGTTCTTGTTCGGCGGTAAGCAGCTGCTCGACGATTTCCTCGTCAAGCTCGCCGCCGAGAAGCTCGTCACCCGCTACGGGATGGCCGCGCACACGACCATCCGCCTCAAGCCCAAGCAAAAGAGCGCGCACTACAAGGAGCTGCTGCTGGTCGTCGATGACGCGACCGGTCGCGTCGACGCGTTCGTGGTGCTCAACGGCGACGGCAGCACCAACCACTTCGTGCTGAGCGGCGTGAAGACCAACACCGGCGTCGGCGACGACGCGTTCGAGTTCGTGAAGCCCAAG